A window of the Citrus sinensis cultivar Valencia sweet orange chromosome 9, DVS_A1.0, whole genome shotgun sequence genome harbors these coding sequences:
- the LOC102624458 gene encoding uncharacterized protein LOC102624458, giving the protein MHNFLVLGGTFTNRRHCEKEKKEEKMRSEFDRDCEIGMLEENVLPLGSGLRAPIRGALGIILGHKTAGLNIFVGASKFLLHHVEEGLLNQRLLENVVTCDLKCLCRQAGFEEKLSYPNQVKPLGYCWKDKWPRKESLENHLFRRTEGNLETKENKDCIYMDIFVVIIELPGFAESFSIKEGSWDKKIEIAIGVAKTLVAMQSSEKQNIYRDLKPSSILLKETPKSLLADTPHNSVAKVSLMDGSECTALDISDDLSQSAKTEMKIKATQHVWGAFGAKYDRMRKVFKWGHLSSHLQNTWLNMKTKNKSKGYVFHLLLLLALLSTITFHIALKIFGCRSEKGFQQISSLNPFCRVVNRHPHLFQLLITLNSAAFFLCLAFMTVLFNEFPLKPLLLVSVFSMLAAYMCII; this is encoded by the exons ATGCATAACTTCTTAGTTCTGGGTGGTACCTTCACCAACAGAAGGCACTgcgagaaagagaaaaaagaagaaaaaatgaggTCAGAATTTGATAGAGATTGTGAGATCGGTATGCTAGAAGAGAACGTGCTCCCTCTGGGATCCGGCTTGCGAGCACCGATAAGGGGCGCCTTGGGAATAATTCTTGGGCATAAAACTGCAGGTTTGAACATTTTCGTTGGAGCTTCAAAATTCTTGCTTCATCACGTTGAAGAAGGCCTTCTCAACCAGAGATTGCTGGAGAATGTTGTTACATGTGATCTCAAG TGCTTGTGCAGGCAGGCGGGCTTTGAAGAGAAACTATCATATCCAAACCAAGTAAAACCATTGGGATACTGCTGGAAGGATAAATGGCCCAGGAAGGAGAGCTTGGAAAATCATCTTTTCAGAAGAACTGAAggaaatttagaaacaaaagaaaataaagattgcATATATATGGATATTTTTGTAGTTATCATTGAATTGCCTGGTTTTGCAGAATCCTTTTCCATCAAAGAAGGATcttgggataaaaaaattgaaattgccATTGGAGTTGCTAAAACATTGGTTGCTATGCAAAGTTCTGAGAAGCAAAATATTTACAGAGATCTCAAGCCCTCAAGTATACTGCTTAAAGAG ACTCCAAAATCTTTGCTGGCTGATACGCCTCATAACTCCGTTGCAAAGGTTAGCTTAATGGATGGTAGTGAGTGTACAGCGTTGGACATATCAGATGACTTATCGCAATCTGCGAAgacagaaatgaaaattaaggcAACTCAACATGTATGGGGTGCTTTTGGAGCCAAATATGATCGAATGAGGAAGGTATTTAAATGGGGGCACCTGTCATCGCATTTGCAGAACACCTGGCTCAATatgaaaaccaaaaataagTCTAAAGGCTATGTCTTTCATCTACTGTTACTGCTGGCATTGTTATCAACCATAACGTTCCACATAGCATTGAAGATCTTCGGCTGCAGATCAGAAAAAGGTTTCCAGCAGATTTCAAGCCTAAATCCCTTCTGTCGGGTTGTGAATAGACATCCGCATTTATTCCAATTACTAATCACCCTCAATTCCGCCGCCTTTTTCTTATGCTTAGCATTTATGACAGTTCTCTTTAATGAGTTTCCGCTCAAGCCATTGCTGCTAGTTTCTGTATTTTCAATGCTTGCTGCCTATATGTGCATCATATAG
- the LOC102624733 gene encoding uncharacterized protein LOC102624733 — MSNELIELAKKDRIQNQHGCTSMHRAPVEDDALTTPLHRAAVNGDTGVITEIVCSESLAKLTSNDETALILAVKNSQIDAFKILMEETKKHNLERLFTTTDKEGNSLLHLAAQNKLTSIVNLLLESSYSHIIQINSKNNEGQTALDICNANSQDDVSKEICSILERAAARQQSARDPEQISDPTSGSWNFTRFPIETRNVILMVLGMIATAFFTAACNFPNGFVKGNHPQGQKFDAKDVISGNLPTVVYLMVFSSAGFMTAMAAITVLVWALQLRSILLFLVICICVVYVMLVDEVTPKFSVSVGKFSISSIALMWSLVAALSLTGISILSMREKCTSSLWRFIVWLSMKRANWWGSNTVEDSEASSIGR; from the exons ATGTCTAATGAATTGATAGAATTAGCCAAAAAGGACCGCATCCAGAATCAGCATGGCTGCACGTCAATGCACAGAGCCCCCGTAGAAGACGACGCGTTGACGACGCCGCTACACAGAGCAGCTGTCAATGGCGATACTGGCGTGATTACGGAAATAGTATGCTCGGAATCCCTTGCAAAGCTGACTTCCAATGACGAGACAGCTCTTATCCTTGCAGTGAAGAATTCTCAAATCGATGCTTTCAAGATCTTGATGGAGGAGACAAAGAAACATAACCTGGAGCGTCTCTTCACAACGACAGATAAGGAGGGCAACAGTCTTCTGCATCTTGCAGCGCAGAACAAATTAACCTCG ATTGTGAATCTGCTTCTTGAGAGTTCCTACAGTCACATAATTCAAATCAATTCCAAGAACAATGAGGGACAGACCGCCTTGGATATATGCAATGCCAATTCTCAAGATGATGTTTCCAAAGAAATTTGCTCGATCCTTGAAAGAGCTGCTGCTCGGCAACAAAGTGCTCGTGATCCAGAACAAATTTCCGATCCCACTAGTGGCTCATGGAATTTCACACGGTTTCCGATAGAGACAAGAAACGTGATACTGATGGTCCTAGGAATGATTGCTACAGCTTTTTTCACCGCAGCCTGTAATTTCCCAAACGGCTTCGTTAAAGGAAATCATCCTCAAG GTCAAAAATTTGATGCTAAGGATGTCATATCCGGTAACCTACCAACAGTTGTCTACCTGATGGTTTTCAGTTCGGCTGGGTTTATGACTGCTATGGCTGCAATTACCGTACTTGTGTGGGCGTTACAACTTAGAAGCATCCTCCTTTTTCTTGTGATCTGCATATGCGTTGTTTATGTTATGTTAGTGGATGAGGTGACGCCTAAGTTCAGTGTAAGTGTTGGGAAATTCAGCATTTCAAGCATTGCTTTGATGTGGTCACTAGTCGCAGCCCTTTCTCTAACAGGAATCTCTATACTAAGTATGCGGGAGAAATGCACTTCATCCCTTTGGCGATTCATCGTCTGGCTGTCCATGAAAAGAGCAAATTGGTGGGGCAGCAATACTGTTGAAGA